In Paralcaligenes sp. KSB-10, the following are encoded in one genomic region:
- a CDS encoding aldo/keto reductase, with the protein MRYKKFGRTGLFVSELCLGTMTFGGQDGMWGQIGTLQQLEADRLIGHALDAGINFIDTADIYSEGNSEIITGQALKNLKVPRENVVVATKVYGETGTKSVNSRGMSRYHIMDGVKASLARLQLDHIDLYQIHGFDPATPIEEAVRALDDLVRHGHVRYVGVSNWAAWQIMKALGISERLGLARFESLQAYYTIAGRDLERELIPLLNSENVGLLVWSPLAGGLLSGKYGRSVQPEEGSRRATFDFPPVNLELAYDCIEVMRDIAEPRGVSVAQIALAWLLHQKTVTSVIVGAKRVDQLKDNIAATAIELDGDELSALDTVSALPAEYPGWMLARLGAFRHKQLAESEGV; encoded by the coding sequence ATGCGTTACAAAAAATTCGGCCGCACCGGCCTGTTCGTTTCCGAACTCTGCCTCGGTACCATGACATTCGGCGGGCAGGACGGCATGTGGGGCCAGATCGGCACCCTCCAACAGCTTGAAGCGGACCGGCTGATCGGCCATGCGCTGGATGCCGGCATCAATTTCATCGATACCGCCGACATTTACTCCGAAGGCAATTCGGAAATCATCACCGGGCAGGCACTGAAAAACCTGAAAGTGCCGCGCGAGAATGTCGTGGTTGCAACCAAGGTGTACGGCGAAACCGGCACGAAAAGCGTCAATTCGCGCGGCATGTCGCGCTATCACATCATGGATGGCGTGAAGGCCAGCCTGGCACGCCTGCAACTCGACCATATCGACCTCTATCAGATCCACGGTTTCGATCCCGCGACCCCCATTGAAGAGGCCGTGCGGGCCCTCGACGATCTGGTGCGGCACGGCCATGTGCGGTATGTCGGCGTATCCAACTGGGCCGCCTGGCAGATCATGAAAGCCCTTGGAATCTCCGAGCGGCTCGGCCTCGCGCGGTTCGAATCCCTGCAGGCCTACTACACCATTGCCGGCCGCGATCTCGAACGTGAACTGATTCCGTTGCTGAATAGCGAAAATGTCGGGCTGCTGGTCTGGAGCCCGCTGGCCGGCGGCCTGTTAAGCGGCAAGTACGGCCGCAGCGTTCAGCCCGAAGAGGGCAGCCGTCGCGCCACTTTCGATTTCCCTCCGGTAAACCTTGAGCTCGCCTATGACTGCATCGAAGTCATGCGCGATATCGCCGAGCCCAGGGGCGTGTCTGTCGCACAGATCGCGCTCGCCTGGCTGTTGCACCAAAAGACCGTCACCAGCGTGATCGTCGGCGCAAAGCGTGTCGATCAACTGAAGGACAACATTGCGGCAACAGCCATCGAGCTGGACGGCGACGAACTCAGCGCGCTGGACACGGTAAGCGCCCTGCCGGCCGAGTATCCCGGCTGGATGCTCGCGCGCCTTGGCGCGTTTAGACACAAGCAACTGGCGGAGTCCGAGGGCGTTTGA
- a CDS encoding ABC transporter ATP-binding protein — protein sequence MSEILRVTDLVVSYGHIEAVKGINLTLNSGEITALVGANGAGKSTTLLAISGLLKSVRGQVLLDGTDLTRLSPHRIVRSGVVQVAEGRAILTTLTIHENLELGAYTRSDKAQIAQDLDWVYTLFPVLKKRAAGLAGNLSGGEQQMLAIARALMAKPRILLLDEPSMGLAPLLVREIFQILQEINRTGLTIFLVEQNVRQALRIAQRGYVLETGRIVLADNGENLLHNPRVIEAYMGG from the coding sequence ATGAGCGAGATTCTGCGGGTTACCGATCTCGTGGTTTCCTATGGCCACATCGAAGCGGTCAAAGGCATAAACCTGACACTGAACAGCGGCGAGATCACGGCCCTGGTCGGAGCCAATGGCGCGGGCAAGAGCACCACCTTGCTGGCCATTTCAGGCTTGCTGAAATCCGTCCGCGGCCAAGTGCTGCTCGACGGTACCGACCTGACCCGGCTTTCGCCGCACCGGATCGTGCGCAGCGGCGTGGTTCAAGTCGCTGAAGGCCGGGCGATTCTCACTACGCTGACAATTCATGAAAACCTGGAACTGGGCGCCTATACCCGAAGCGACAAAGCGCAGATCGCCCAGGACCTGGACTGGGTATATACGCTGTTTCCGGTGCTGAAGAAACGCGCCGCCGGCCTGGCCGGAAACCTGTCGGGCGGCGAGCAGCAAATGCTGGCGATCGCACGCGCATTGATGGCAAAGCCGCGCATATTATTGCTCGATGAACCATCCATGGGCCTGGCACCCCTGCTGGTGCGGGAAATCTTCCAGATCCTGCAGGAAATCAATCGCACCGGTCTCACCATCTTTCTGGTCGAGCAAAATGTACGGCAGGCCCTGCGCATCGCGCAGCGCGGCTATGTGCTTGAAACCGGCCGGATCGTGCTGGCCGACAACGGTGAAAACCTGCTGCACAACCCCAGGGTAATCGAAGCCTATATGGGCGGATAG
- a CDS encoding diiron oxygenase, translating to MQASLLEELTPVPNPYPIASELEFPDVWTLCTQARELAWDPVTIDHGDVKEAQLPPEVRDAGAEWWSLRAWMEHGAIPYGAERLRDAIYGHLPFEIKQHVVNFIAEELRHHEASFRIAAALGGYQPSPRADYFQSIIPQFHNEQAEKTMSFYGGMAVNTLFEQLSGELLQARYQNARFSSIRTACKLILRDEARHIQFGRIIMRRFFEDLSMDEKAMLGRRFAKKLQGTLLNGVYAVVNLPQEERLRAGHNRALAAEHGLGATHPDEEMSIIKKSLDQIRADVAEYDVEIPSIPEVDGSQAVPIR from the coding sequence GTGCAAGCGTCTTTACTCGAAGAATTGACCCCCGTCCCCAATCCTTATCCTATAGCGTCCGAACTGGAATTCCCCGATGTCTGGACGCTATGCACCCAGGCACGGGAACTGGCCTGGGATCCGGTAACGATAGATCATGGCGACGTTAAAGAGGCGCAGCTTCCCCCCGAAGTTCGCGATGCCGGAGCGGAATGGTGGAGCCTGCGGGCATGGATGGAGCATGGGGCCATTCCGTATGGCGCCGAACGCCTGCGGGATGCCATATATGGTCATCTGCCGTTTGAGATCAAGCAGCATGTGGTGAACTTTATCGCAGAAGAGCTGCGGCACCACGAAGCGTCGTTCCGGATTGCAGCGGCCCTGGGGGGCTACCAGCCGTCGCCGCGAGCGGACTATTTTCAGTCGATCATTCCGCAATTCCATAACGAACAGGCGGAAAAAACCATGTCGTTCTATGGAGGTATGGCGGTCAATACTTTGTTTGAACAGTTGTCCGGCGAGTTGCTGCAGGCGCGCTATCAGAATGCCCGATTCAGTTCGATACGAACGGCGTGCAAGCTGATTCTGCGCGACGAGGCCCGCCATATACAGTTCGGGCGCATTATTATGCGGCGTTTCTTTGAAGACCTTTCCATGGATGAAAAGGCCATGCTGGGCCGGCGATTTGCGAAGAAGCTGCAAGGGACATTGCTCAATGGGGTCTATGCGGTAGTCAACCTGCCCCAGGAAGAGCGGCTTCGGGCCGGACACAATCGCGCCTTGGCTGCCGAACACGGATTGGGAGCGACGCATCCCGACGAAGAAATGAGCATTATCAAAAAATCGCTGGACCAGATCCGCGCGGATGTCGCTGAATATGATGTCGAGATTCCTTCGATCCCGGAGGTGGACGGCAGCCAAGCGGTCCCGATTCGCTGA
- a CDS encoding DNA-3-methyladenine glycosylase, with translation MDLDHNASSRGCPRRQPSRLANAAGSAVAQEAPAGPPGEIDILLPYRPPYDWASMLEFLRRRAITGIETVSADCYARTMQLDGEQGMVAVRAADGNVLRATVRFSKPSVLPVIVARLSRVFDLAVDPSVIAAHLAKDRVLAPLVKARPGLRVPGAWDGFELSMRAVLGQQITVAAAVRLAGRMVAAHGEPLARPDGDLTHVFPRPETIAATDLASLGMPRSRAATLSAVAEAAIADTHLFDTTGGLDEAVKRLRKIRGVGEWTAQYIALRQLHEPDAFPSADIGLMRAMARLEGRDYSSSELLARADAWRPWRAYAAQHLWTSG, from the coding sequence ATGGATCTTGATCATAACGCCAGTTCCCGCGGATGCCCGCGAAGGCAACCCTCGCGGCTCGCTAATGCAGCCGGTTCGGCTGTGGCGCAGGAGGCCCCGGCCGGGCCACCTGGCGAGATCGACATTTTGCTGCCTTATCGTCCTCCGTACGATTGGGCGTCCATGCTGGAATTTCTGCGCCGGCGAGCCATTACCGGTATCGAGACCGTCTCTGCCGACTGTTATGCGCGTACGATGCAGCTGGATGGCGAGCAGGGAATGGTTGCCGTCCGCGCCGCCGACGGCAATGTCTTGCGCGCGACAGTGCGATTTTCCAAGCCCTCGGTTTTGCCGGTCATCGTCGCGCGACTGAGCCGGGTGTTCGATCTGGCAGTGGATCCCTCCGTTATTGCGGCCCATCTTGCCAAAGACCGGGTGCTGGCTCCTCTGGTGAAGGCACGGCCGGGCTTGCGCGTTCCGGGTGCCTGGGATGGCTTCGAACTGTCTATGCGTGCCGTGCTGGGGCAACAGATTACGGTTGCCGCCGCTGTGCGCCTGGCCGGACGCATGGTTGCCGCTCATGGCGAGCCCCTGGCGCGGCCGGACGGCGATTTGACCCATGTGTTTCCAAGGCCCGAGACCATAGCGGCCACGGATCTGGCGTCTCTGGGAATGCCCCGCAGCCGGGCGGCGACGCTTTCCGCTGTGGCAGAGGCCGCCATTGCCGACACACATCTTTTCGATACGACCGGCGGGCTTGATGAAGCGGTGAAGCGCTTGCGCAAGATCCGTGGCGTAGGGGAGTGGACCGCGCAATACATTGCCTTGCGCCAGTTGCACGAGCCGGATGCCTTTCCGTCCGCCGACATCGGCCTCATGCGCGCAATGGCCAGGCTGGAAGGGCGGGATTATTCTTCATCCGAACTTCTCGCCCGAGCGGATGCCTGGCGTCCGTGGCGTGCTTACGCCGCGCAACACCTTTGGACGTCCGGCTGA
- a CDS encoding branched-chain amino acid ABC transporter permease: protein MLDWWDGFWATYNTVVYSIGVNAMLALSIYVTLACGLLSLANAAFMGIGAYTAALISMQTGLSFPVALAAAGALPAMVALIIGIPTLRLSGVYLAMATLGFGEVVRIILLNLDITGGPMGLNGIPLKTEFWHIVLLLAVILYLLGRMRRSRIGRAFEAIKADEVAAQLMGINVAGYKLFAFALGGAIAGIAGGLNAHYTFTIGPGNYAFENAVDILTMAVFGGISNLIGPTVGATILTLLPEILRPFKDFRLAINGLILILVVLYLPNGVWDPRRIHAFWQRRKARKVP from the coding sequence ATGCTCGACTGGTGGGATGGATTCTGGGCAACCTACAATACAGTGGTGTACAGCATAGGCGTCAACGCCATGCTGGCCCTGTCGATTTACGTAACCCTGGCCTGCGGCCTGCTGTCGCTGGCCAATGCGGCCTTCATGGGCATAGGCGCTTATACCGCGGCCCTCATCAGCATGCAGACCGGGCTGTCCTTTCCCGTGGCGCTTGCCGCGGCAGGGGCATTGCCGGCGATGGTCGCCTTGATCATCGGGATACCTACCCTGCGCCTGTCCGGCGTTTACCTGGCCATGGCGACACTCGGCTTTGGCGAAGTCGTCCGGATCATCCTCCTGAATCTGGACATTACCGGCGGGCCGATGGGGCTCAATGGCATACCGCTGAAAACCGAGTTCTGGCACATTGTGCTGTTATTGGCGGTAATCCTGTACCTGCTGGGGCGCATGCGGCGCTCCCGGATCGGCCGCGCATTCGAGGCGATCAAGGCCGACGAGGTGGCGGCACAACTGATGGGCATCAACGTGGCGGGATACAAGCTGTTCGCGTTTGCGCTGGGCGGCGCAATCGCGGGCATTGCCGGCGGCCTGAACGCGCATTACACATTTACCATCGGACCCGGCAACTACGCGTTCGAAAACGCCGTGGACATCCTGACCATGGCCGTGTTCGGAGGCATCAGCAACCTGATCGGGCCAACGGTCGGCGCAACCATCCTGACGCTGTTGCCGGAAATACTGCGCCCCTTCAAGGATTTTCGCCTTGCCATCAATGGCCTGATCCTCATCCTGGTGGTCTTGTATTTACCCAATGGGGTCTGGGATCCCAGGCGGATCCATGCATTCTGGCAACGCCGCAAAGCACGGAAGGTGCCCTGA
- a CDS encoding LysR family transcriptional regulator: MVDLRQLQQFVMVATELNFHRAAERLFMSQPPLSAAIRRLEQDINVVLFDRNRHQVRLTSAGEVFLKEARRTLAQAQFAVEAAQGIGQGLAGVLRLSFVPSAALDLLPPLLQRFQKMYPGIRLVLTAETTEREITALRSGSIDLAIVVPPVEESFGVDLAVLRVETMVLAVPVSHRFAAKKQVPLRSLAKEWFISFPFTEGRGFAGSVLAACHSAGFSPRIAQEASQMQTILTLVASGLGVALVPAAMQSVHIHNVTYLDVSGSQGLLRYELALASMIDRRSPIVKAFITEATRSTPKSLQKDKALCSAPS, from the coding sequence ATGGTCGATCTTAGACAGTTGCAGCAATTTGTGATGGTCGCAACCGAGCTGAATTTTCATCGCGCCGCCGAACGCCTGTTTATGTCCCAACCGCCGCTCAGCGCCGCGATTCGTCGTCTCGAACAGGATATCAATGTTGTACTGTTCGACCGAAATCGCCACCAGGTCAGACTCACTTCCGCAGGCGAAGTCTTTTTAAAGGAAGCGCGCCGTACCCTTGCGCAAGCACAATTCGCCGTCGAAGCGGCGCAAGGTATCGGCCAGGGGCTCGCCGGCGTGCTGCGCCTGTCTTTCGTACCAAGCGCCGCGCTTGACCTTTTACCCCCGCTGCTACAGCGTTTTCAGAAAATGTATCCAGGGATACGCCTTGTCCTTACGGCCGAAACCACTGAGCGGGAAATCACCGCGCTACGCTCGGGAAGTATAGATCTGGCTATTGTGGTGCCTCCGGTCGAAGAATCATTCGGCGTCGATCTGGCCGTGTTACGCGTCGAGACCATGGTGCTTGCCGTGCCTGTAAGCCACCGCTTTGCGGCAAAGAAGCAAGTGCCCTTGCGCTCATTGGCAAAGGAATGGTTTATTTCATTTCCCTTTACCGAAGGGCGCGGCTTTGCCGGATCGGTGCTGGCGGCATGCCATAGTGCGGGCTTTTCACCCCGCATAGCGCAGGAAGCTTCGCAAATGCAAACCATACTGACGCTGGTCGCAAGCGGCCTTGGCGTAGCACTCGTCCCTGCCGCCATGCAATCGGTTCATATCCACAACGTGACATACCTTGATGTCTCCGGTTCCCAGGGGCTGCTTCGGTATGAGCTGGCACTCGCATCGATGATCGACAGGCGGAGCCCTATAGTGAAGGCATTCATAACGGAAGCAACGCGGTCGACGCCGAAGTCCCTGCAAAAGGACAAAGCGCTTTGCAGCGCCCCATCCTGA
- a CDS encoding gamma-glutamyltransferase family protein: protein MQRSPIDEFPYLSTIRPVFGERMVVASQPLAAQAGLHILDNGGNAVDAAVAAAAVIAVVEPTNNGIGGDAFAMVWDGSRLRGLNATGRAPQKSDLARMAQRNGGKMPQRGWDSVTVPGAISAWSSLSGEYGSIPFPQLLESAIHYASQGFFVSPGVAQKWAEQAAELSGQPNFSRTFLPSGSAPKVGEVFKQPELAETLRRVAGSHGQDFYEGSTARLMAGYAADCGADLSLEDLAAHRANWTEVLNARFKDTLVFEMPPNGQGLVALYALAILDHLDIAGFDPDSAMALHLQIEAIKLAFAHVAPLLGDPRNMAADSAELLSAARVARAAALIDPDRAIDFGHIPPPIAGTVYLAAGDASGMMVSFIQSNYMGFGSGVVVPETGIALQNRGAGFSLDPDSPARLAPGARPFHTILPGFLRRDNGAMAAFGATGGKFQPQGHVQLVARLAGYGQNPQAIVDAPRFKVNEGLRVVLEPGFNEHTKQKLAALGHEVTAQKTSTWDFGGMQILMRRNGCYMGARDARRDSHVAVS from the coding sequence ATGCAACGAAGTCCCATCGACGAATTTCCGTATTTATCGACGATCCGGCCGGTGTTCGGAGAGCGTATGGTGGTTGCGTCGCAACCTTTGGCGGCGCAGGCAGGCCTGCATATTCTCGACAACGGGGGCAATGCCGTCGATGCGGCTGTCGCCGCCGCAGCCGTTATAGCCGTGGTGGAGCCGACAAATAATGGCATAGGCGGTGATGCGTTCGCCATGGTCTGGGACGGCTCGCGCTTGCGAGGACTGAATGCCACCGGCCGTGCCCCTCAAAAATCGGACCTGGCGCGCATGGCGCAAAGAAATGGCGGAAAAATGCCGCAAAGAGGCTGGGACAGCGTAACGGTGCCCGGTGCGATCTCTGCCTGGTCGTCACTGTCCGGCGAGTACGGCAGCATCCCGTTTCCTCAATTGCTGGAGTCGGCAATCCATTACGCGAGCCAAGGTTTCTTCGTTTCGCCCGGAGTTGCGCAAAAATGGGCGGAGCAGGCCGCCGAATTATCCGGACAGCCGAATTTCAGCCGGACTTTCCTACCGTCCGGCAGCGCGCCGAAGGTGGGTGAAGTGTTCAAGCAGCCCGAGCTTGCAGAGACGCTGCGGCGCGTAGCGGGCAGCCATGGCCAGGATTTTTATGAGGGCTCGACGGCGCGGCTGATGGCGGGCTATGCGGCCGATTGCGGTGCCGATCTCTCGCTGGAAGACCTTGCGGCTCACAGAGCCAACTGGACCGAAGTACTGAATGCCAGGTTCAAAGATACCCTGGTTTTCGAAATGCCGCCCAACGGTCAGGGCTTAGTGGCCCTTTATGCGCTGGCCATTCTCGATCATTTGGACATTGCCGGCTTTGATCCGGATTCCGCGATGGCGCTGCATTTGCAAATCGAGGCGATAAAGCTCGCCTTTGCGCATGTCGCGCCCTTGCTCGGCGATCCGCGGAACATGGCGGCAGATTCCGCGGAGCTGCTGTCCGCGGCACGTGTGGCGCGAGCGGCGGCTCTGATCGACCCCGATCGCGCGATCGATTTCGGCCACATCCCTCCGCCTATCGCGGGAACGGTTTACCTTGCTGCAGGAGACGCTTCGGGGATGATGGTGTCGTTCATCCAGTCCAATTACATGGGGTTCGGGTCTGGCGTGGTAGTGCCTGAAACGGGTATTGCCTTGCAGAACCGGGGCGCCGGTTTTTCCCTTGATCCCGATTCGCCTGCTCGTCTTGCTCCTGGCGCCCGCCCTTTCCATACCATATTGCCGGGGTTCCTGCGGCGTGATAACGGTGCGATGGCGGCATTTGGAGCAACCGGCGGCAAATTCCAGCCGCAAGGGCATGTACAGCTTGTGGCGCGGTTGGCCGGGTACGGCCAGAACCCCCAGGCGATCGTCGATGCGCCGCGTTTCAAAGTCAATGAAGGGCTGCGAGTCGTCCTGGAGCCTGGTTTCAACGAGCATACCAAGCAGAAACTGGCCGCATTGGGGCATGAGGTCACGGCCCAGAAGACCAGTACTTGGGATTTCGGCGGTATGCAGATTTTAATGCGGCGCAATGGGTGCTATATGGGTGCGCGCGATGCTCGCAGGGATAGCCATGTAGCCGTGTCTTGA
- a CDS encoding tripartite tricarboxylate transporter substrate binding protein codes for MAIAMLAAVAPVAQSAGFPSHAVHIVVPYPPGGSADILGRILAQKLQERMGQPFIVENKPGGGSIVGARSVVTAPADGYTLLLGTVSSNAMTPAVNPNARYDPVKDFTPVARVASMPFVLLVRPSLGIKSLSGLIALAKSKPGKLTYSSAGIGTSNHLAGVLLDSQAGIKMTHIPYRGSAPAMNALLSGQVDVMFDLVTTAVPHIKAGTVTALAVSGAKRSAYLPELPTLMEQGLPDYQVTAWFGLFGPAGVPGPVAASLNKEIGIILQEPDVRTQFDKLGITPEPESMAKFAAFVRAESARWTKIVKHSNIAVGG; via the coding sequence ATGGCGATAGCAATGCTGGCCGCTGTTGCCCCCGTGGCCCAAAGTGCCGGCTTTCCATCGCATGCCGTCCATATTGTGGTGCCGTATCCGCCGGGCGGATCGGCCGACATTCTGGGGCGCATTCTTGCGCAGAAACTGCAAGAACGAATGGGGCAGCCTTTTATCGTCGAGAACAAGCCTGGCGGCGGCTCGATTGTCGGGGCGCGCAGCGTCGTTACTGCGCCGGCGGATGGCTATACTCTTTTACTTGGCACGGTCAGCTCCAACGCCATGACACCGGCCGTCAATCCCAACGCCAGGTACGATCCCGTGAAGGACTTTACTCCTGTGGCCCGGGTTGCTTCGATGCCATTTGTGCTGCTTGTCCGGCCGTCTCTCGGAATCAAAAGTCTGTCCGGACTGATTGCCCTGGCCAAGAGCAAACCGGGCAAGCTGACGTATTCGTCGGCGGGTATAGGGACATCGAATCATTTGGCCGGCGTCTTGCTCGACAGTCAAGCCGGTATAAAAATGACGCACATTCCTTATCGCGGCAGCGCGCCTGCCATGAATGCGTTGTTAAGCGGGCAGGTCGACGTCATGTTCGACCTGGTGACAACGGCTGTTCCACATATAAAAGCGGGCACCGTCACGGCCCTGGCTGTCAGCGGAGCCAAACGCAGTGCCTATCTGCCGGAGCTGCCGACATTGATGGAGCAAGGTTTGCCGGACTATCAGGTGACGGCCTGGTTTGGCTTGTTTGGGCCAGCCGGCGTACCCGGGCCGGTGGCGGCCAGTCTGAATAAGGAAATCGGAATAATCCTGCAGGAGCCGGATGTGCGCACGCAGTTTGATAAATTGGGTATTACGCCCGAACCGGAAAGCATGGCGAAATTTGCGGCATTCGTGCGCGCCGAGTCGGCGCGATGGACGAAAATTGTCAAACATTCGAACATAGCCGTCGGCGGCTAG
- a CDS encoding ABC transporter ATP-binding protein, translating to MLQFNQISKEFGGLKVLADVSFDVPQGTIFGLIGPNGAGKTTVFNLATGLLRASGGRIEFNGTDLAKLPPHQITKLGIARTFQNIRLFKDASLLENVVIGMHGHLDYNFAGLLFNLRSFRQIEAQARERALELLSWVKLDHKADMLADNLSYGEQRKLEFARALATQPKLLLLDEPVAGMNSAEKTELMAQIIGIKQRGYSIFLIEHDMRFVMGLCDRIAVLNFGRIIAEGPPEEIRNNPQVIEAYLGKEEDE from the coding sequence ATGCTGCAATTCAACCAGATCAGCAAAGAGTTCGGCGGCCTGAAGGTTCTTGCGGACGTCAGCTTCGACGTGCCGCAGGGCACTATTTTCGGCCTGATCGGCCCCAACGGAGCCGGCAAAACCACGGTGTTCAACCTGGCAACCGGTTTGTTGCGCGCATCGGGCGGCCGCATCGAATTCAATGGCACGGACCTCGCCAAACTGCCGCCGCACCAGATTACCAAGCTGGGCATCGCACGTACGTTCCAGAACATCCGCCTGTTCAAGGATGCCAGCCTGCTGGAAAATGTGGTGATAGGCATGCACGGCCACCTCGATTACAACTTTGCCGGCCTGCTGTTCAACCTGCGTTCATTTCGCCAGATCGAGGCTCAGGCCCGCGAACGGGCGCTCGAGCTGCTGTCCTGGGTCAAGCTCGACCACAAGGCCGATATGCTGGCCGACAACCTCTCCTACGGCGAGCAGCGCAAACTGGAGTTCGCGCGGGCGCTGGCCACACAACCCAAATTGCTGTTGCTCGACGAGCCGGTGGCGGGCATGAACTCGGCGGAGAAAACCGAGCTCATGGCGCAGATCATCGGCATCAAGCAACGCGGCTACAGCATATTCCTGATCGAGCACGATATGCGTTTCGTAATGGGCTTGTGCGATCGTATTGCCGTGCTCAATTTCGGGCGCATTATCGCCGAAGGCCCACCGGAAGAAATCCGCAACAATCCGCAAGTAATCGAGGCCTATCTGGGCAAGGAAGAAGACGAATGA
- a CDS encoding LysR substrate-binding domain-containing protein, whose translation MAQIDRVLRSNIKLRHLQLVVALDQFRHIGRTADFLSVSQPAVSKMLTEVEGMLGLALFDRSTRGTAPTAAGLSLIRFARSVLAQYERTRDEISAVASGAAGRTRVGCMGGALPVLLSRGVALLKERSARATVLIEEGDLTHLLPKLRINELDFFLGRLEPGYAAPDLVTEALYNEPMVAVVRRGHPLARKARPTWADLARMSCVMPPPWASLRVKIEQEFHRCGLEPPIDLVESSSYFAIATFVGQLDAVGFMARSVGQHFEREGLFRILALDVGVELPPVGIITMRGQRLTTSTQQLIECLRAAVAELFGPKGNTAAKAERPGRGRSK comes from the coding sequence ATGGCACAGATAGACCGGGTACTTCGCTCCAATATAAAGTTACGCCACCTGCAGTTGGTGGTGGCGCTGGATCAGTTCCGGCATATCGGACGCACCGCCGACTTTCTTTCAGTAAGCCAGCCTGCCGTTTCGAAAATGCTGACGGAAGTGGAAGGCATGCTGGGACTGGCGCTGTTCGATCGCTCGACGCGCGGTACGGCACCTACAGCGGCGGGGCTGTCGCTGATCCGGTTTGCGCGTTCGGTGTTGGCCCAGTACGAGCGCACGCGCGATGAAATCTCGGCCGTCGCAAGCGGGGCGGCCGGCCGCACCCGCGTGGGCTGCATGGGAGGCGCGTTGCCGGTATTGTTGTCGCGGGGTGTGGCGCTTCTGAAAGAACGCTCGGCGCGGGCCACTGTCCTGATCGAAGAGGGCGATCTTACTCATTTGCTGCCCAAATTGAGAATCAACGAGCTGGATTTTTTTCTGGGACGTCTGGAGCCAGGCTATGCGGCACCCGACCTGGTGACAGAGGCGCTCTACAACGAGCCCATGGTGGCGGTGGTCAGGCGAGGCCACCCTTTGGCTCGAAAAGCCAGGCCCACGTGGGCCGACCTGGCCCGCATGTCTTGCGTCATGCCTCCTCCATGGGCATCGCTGCGTGTCAAGATCGAGCAGGAGTTTCACCGCTGCGGCCTGGAGCCGCCCATCGATCTGGTTGAGTCCTCTTCGTATTTCGCCATCGCCACTTTTGTCGGTCAGCTTGACGCGGTAGGGTTTATGGCCCGCTCGGTCGGCCAGCATTTCGAGCGCGAAGGCCTGTTCAGGATATTGGCCCTGGACGTAGGCGTGGAACTGCCGCCCGTGGGTATTATCACCATGCGCGGGCAGCGCTTGACGACAAGCACGCAGCAACTGATCGAATGCCTGCGCGCCGCCGTTGCGGAGCTGTTTGGCCCGAAGGGCAATACCGCGGCCAAAGCTGAAAGGCCTGGACGAGGCCGGAGTAAATAA